The genomic region GGACCACTACCTGCGCCCTTACCATTTTTGGTGGTAATTATGACAACGCCATTAGCACCTCTAGATCCATAAATCGCAGTTGCAGAGGCATCCTTTAATATACTCATACTTGCGATGTCGGATGGGTTCAAGAAATTCAACGGGTTTTGTGCTCCACTCGTTCCGAAGCCAACATCTTGACCTTCTGCGGAAGCTCCACCTCCAGGAAGTGGTATTCCATCAACGACAAATAGTGGATTATTGTTTGAACGTATCGAGTTCGCTCCCCTAATTCTAACGTCAATTCCCGCTCCGGGAGCACCACTGGATTGTGTGATTTGAACACCAGCGGTTTTACCTTGTATAAGTTCTTCTGGTGATGCAATGACACCAGAATTGAAATCCTCGGCATTAACGGATGCAACAGATCCTGTGGCATCCTTAACGGTAGTTGTACCGTAACCAATGATAACCACCTCGTCCAACGCCTGTGCGTCTTCTTGGAGTGTGGCATTGATCGTGGATTGCCCATTTACGGCAATCTCCTGGGTCTTGTAACCAATGTAACTGATTACCAAGGTAGCATCACTCCCTATGTTATTAAGGGTGTAATTACCATCAAAATCGGTTTGTGTACCATTGGTAGTACCTTTTACCAAAACACTGGCTCCTGGCAATGGACCGTTTGCATCCGAAACGGTTCCGGATACATCTTGCGATTGAGCCCAACCGAAACATAAAAATGCACCGGCTAGCATCAAGCTTTTTAGTAGCGTAATCTTCATAAAGAGTTAATTTTGAGTTTAGTTAATTTTAAATCTAAGGTTAAACATATGTAAAAAAAGTGTTAAATGCTTTTATGGTCTATCTTTAGGGTTCACGAAAACGGTTTCGTGTTAATAACTTTTAAAAATAGCAGACTCATAATCTTTTAGGTTTGAAATTATGTAATCTTTAAAAGAGAGGTTGTTTATTGTAAATATAGCAATATTGCACAAATATAACATTTTTTGAATAATGCATTTGAAATCGGTTTTTGTTAAAAATTGGCTTTTGGTTATGAAATTTTCGGATTTTGGCCAAAATTAATCTTCTTATGTTTTTTAGATTAAATTTACACGTTGGTATTTAATTAAGAATGCATCTAACATAATTAGGATTTGAGACAAAAAATCACATTAAAACATATTGCGCGAGAATTGGATGTCTCTATATCTACAGTTTCCAAGGCCTTAAAAAATAGTGAAGAGATCAGTAGGGATACTAAAGAGAAAATCCAGGCGTTCGCAAAACTGTACAATTACAAGCCCAATAATATTGCCATAAGCCTCAAAAATAAGCGCACCAAAAATATCGGCGTGATTATTCCGGAAATCGTACATCATTTTTTTACCACAGTATTCAGGGGTATCGAAAAATATGCCAATAAACAGGGATACAATGTGGTGGTCTGCATCTCGGACGAGTCATTTGATAAAGAAGTTATCAATATGGAGATGTTGGCCAATGGTAGTATAGACGGTTTCATTATGTCGCTTTCTGCCGAAACCCAATTAAAGAACGATTACAACCATTTAAAGGAAGTTACAGAACAAGGTATACCCTTGGTTCTTTTTGATCGTGTAACGAACGAAATACAGTGTGACAAAGTCGTTATAAACGACAGGGAAGGCGCATACCTAGCGGTACAAAAGCTTTTGAAAAGTGGGAGAAGAAAAATAGCCTTGGTTACTACAGAGGATTATTTTAGTGTAAGTAGGGAGCGTACTCAAGGATATCTTTCCGCTCTACGTGATAACGGTATAGCGATTGATGGGAATCTGATACTAAAATTGCCCTACATGGATGTACAAGAAGAAGATATTGATAGTTTCTTTGATGGCAATGAAGTTGATGCCGTTTTATGCGTGAACGAAATTTTTGCCATTCACTGCATGCGTTTGGTCCAGAAAAAAGGTTTGCGAATACCAGAGGACATTTCCTTTATCGGTTTCACCGACGGCATTTTGTCAAAGTACGCTACCCCAAGGCTTACCTCGGTCGCTCAACACGGTGAGGAAATGGGACAGATTGCGGCGAAAATGTTGATCGAGAAAGTGGAAAGTGAAGAAGAAGTCGAAGTTTATAGGACTGAAATTATAGAATCTACCCTAATTGAAAGAGAATCTACCATTAATTAACCACCCAATTAAAATTTGATGAATACAAGCGGATTTATATTCGACCTGGATGGAGTTATAGTCGACACGGCCAAATACCATTATTTGGCATGGAAAAAACTGGCCAATGAGCTTGGTTTTGAATTTACCCATGAACAGAACGAACTTTTTAAGGGAGTAAGCAGAAAAAAATGTTTGGAAATCCTTTTGGACATAGGAGGCATAAATGCGACCCAAGAACAGTTTGATGTATGGATGGTCGAGAAAAATGAAGATTATTTGCGATATATCGAAGAAATGGATGCATCTGAAATTCTTCCGGATGTTCCCAAGGTACTTCAGTTTTTAAAAGAGCATAATGTCCCCGTTGCGTTGGGTTCGGCCAGTAAGAATGCTCGCCCCATTTTGGAGAAAGTGGGTCTTCTGCATTATTTTGATAGTATTGTTGATGGCAATAATGTAACCAAGGCGAAACCGGACCCCGAAGTTTTTTTATTGGCTGCGGAAAAATTGAATGTACTTCCTAAAAATTGTATCGTTTTTGAAGATGCCGTAGCGGGTATCCAAGCTGCCAATATCGCAAACATGGTCAGTATTGGTATCGGTGACGAAAATGTGCTTTCCGAAGCGGATTTTAATTTTAATGATTTTACGGAAATCAATTTGGGGTTTATCCAAGAACTGGCAAAATTAAATGGGGAGGATGTTGAATAAATGATCAATTATTGTGTGATTAGATTGATTTACCATATCACAACTTACATGCGACATTCCAAAAAATAACAACATAATACATGAATCAAGATTATATAAAACCGAATGAATGGTCCATCATTGAAGAAGGGTTTGATGCTGAAAGGGTGAAATCCTCCGAAAGCCTTTTTAGTATTGGAAACGGCGCCATGGGGCAACGCGCTAATTTTGAGGAGAAATATACCGGTAAAACCTTTCAGGGAAGTTATATCGCAGGGGTTTATTATCCGGACAAAACCCGTGTAGGATGGTGGAAAAACGGATACCCCGAATACTTTGCCAAAGTTCTGAACGCTCCAAATTGGATAGGCATCAATGTGATGATAAACAATGAGCAGCTAGATCTGCATACGTGTAAAAAAGTCGAAGATTTTCGTCGTGAGCTCAATATGAAAGAAGGTTGGTATAAGCGTAGTTTTG from Costertonia aggregata harbors:
- the pgmB gene encoding beta-phosphoglucomutase, yielding MNTSGFIFDLDGVIVDTAKYHYLAWKKLANELGFEFTHEQNELFKGVSRKKCLEILLDIGGINATQEQFDVWMVEKNEDYLRYIEEMDASEILPDVPKVLQFLKEHNVPVALGSASKNARPILEKVGLLHYFDSIVDGNNVTKAKPDPEVFLLAAEKLNVLPKNCIVFEDAVAGIQAANIANMVSIGIGDENVLSEADFNFNDFTEINLGFIQELAKLNGEDVE
- a CDS encoding LacI family DNA-binding transcriptional regulator, whose amino-acid sequence is MRQKITLKHIARELDVSISTVSKALKNSEEISRDTKEKIQAFAKLYNYKPNNIAISLKNKRTKNIGVIIPEIVHHFFTTVFRGIEKYANKQGYNVVVCISDESFDKEVINMEMLANGSIDGFIMSLSAETQLKNDYNHLKEVTEQGIPLVLFDRVTNEIQCDKVVINDREGAYLAVQKLLKSGRRKIALVTTEDYFSVSRERTQGYLSALRDNGIAIDGNLILKLPYMDVQEEDIDSFFDGNEVDAVLCVNEIFAIHCMRLVQKKGLRIPEDISFIGFTDGILSKYATPRLTSVAQHGEEMGQIAAKMLIEKVESEEEVEVYRTEIIESTLIERESTIN